In the Lascolabacillus massiliensis genome, one interval contains:
- a CDS encoding dienelactone hydrolase family protein, whose amino-acid sequence MRVLILTVLLMSAFQGVSSQSLKTVSYQDETQKLNGIVTSNAGQKLPGVLILPAWRGVDNEARQAAMDLEKEGYIAFIADIYGEGNNPEDNAAAAKLAGTYRNDYKAYQRRISLALEQLKAQGAEKVAVIGYCFGGTGALEAARGGLDVEGVVSIHGGLSKDISRTNGPITTKVLVEHPAEDKSVSEEDFDNLVKELKEGNADWQIIIYANTGHTFTNPESQEYDEVMAKRAWNHTLLFLEECLK is encoded by the coding sequence ATGAGAGTCTTAATTTTAACTGTATTACTAATGAGCGCATTTCAGGGAGTAAGTTCTCAATCACTCAAAACTGTTTCATATCAGGATGAAACTCAGAAATTAAACGGTATTGTAACTTCAAATGCGGGGCAGAAACTACCGGGAGTGCTTATCCTGCCTGCCTGGAGAGGTGTGGATAATGAAGCACGACAGGCTGCTATGGATCTTGAGAAAGAGGGTTATATTGCTTTTATTGCCGATATTTATGGAGAAGGAAATAATCCTGAAGATAATGCCGCTGCTGCAAAGTTGGCCGGTACCTACCGAAATGATTATAAGGCATATCAACGGAGAATCTCGTTAGCTTTAGAGCAGTTAAAGGCTCAGGGAGCAGAAAAGGTTGCTGTGATTGGATACTGCTTTGGTGGTACAGGTGCTTTAGAGGCTGCAAGAGGAGGATTGGATGTTGAAGGAGTGGTTTCTATACATGGAGGATTGAGTAAGGATATTTCTCGTACAAACGGCCCTATCACCACCAAAGTACTGGTAGAGCACCCTGCAGAAGACAAGAGTGTTTCTGAGGAAGATTTTGACAATCTGGTGAAAGAGCTTAAGGAGGGTAATGCCGACTGGCAGATTATTATATATGCAAACACAGGTCACACTTTCACTAATCCTGAATCGCAGGAATATGACGAAGTTATGGCAAAAAGGGCATGGAACCATACCTTGTTGTTTTTAGAAGAATGTTTAAAATGA
- a CDS encoding DUF6769 family protein gives MRFIKKIAPFFLIFAGFILLAHTVIPHHHHDDSTIVLLSIHKSNCTPHDHNQCDSNHCDNSDRDCRDNSKNCTDANIVLKGGDDSREELTVEVNDLTPLLLLFSAVDEYHTLIEDFQSEFYDTFTIPDYTDYLPDSQGLRAPPVC, from the coding sequence ATGAGATTCATTAAAAAAATAGCACCATTTTTTTTAATTTTTGCAGGCTTTATACTGCTTGCTCATACTGTTATACCTCATCATCATCACGACGACTCCACAATTGTTTTATTAAGCATTCATAAATCAAACTGTACACCTCATGATCATAACCAGTGCGATTCAAATCACTGTGATAACTCTGACAGGGATTGTCGGGATAACAGTAAGAATTGTACAGATGCTAATATTGTTCTTAAAGGTGGCGACGACTCAAGAGAAGAGTTAACAGTTGAAGTAAATGATCTTACTCCGCTCCTGTTGCTTTTTTCAGCAGTTGATGAGTATCACACACTTATAGAAGATTTTCAATCTGAGTTTTACGACACTTTTACCATCCCGGATTATACCGACTATCTGCCTGACTCTCAGGGATTGAGAGCACCCCCTGTTTGCTGA
- a CDS encoding sensor histidine kinase — MKKSTIWLLAVVMFTAFFALLFLQVRYMRTSMNIRTQQFDEQVNRSLYNVMRDLEQDQTLYYLEQDMIESENRYTQQYSQSGNTEGITNEQSVTAGEQADVGGQELESNRPQLSLRPEEDQERVFITPRQNASTISKTQYEMQQILSKRYLHERSLLDEVIFKIMNRASNEPIENRVDFNRLEQNIRLELSYNGLNEPFSFQVVNFNNEVVYSSPGFSNRDRSAIYTQTLFPYDSSAKLNTLRVYFPTKRNYVYSELSFFIPSLIFTFILLITFIFTMVSLFRQKRLSEMKNDFINNMTHELKTPVSTISLASQMLKDESILKSPEVFKHVTGVINDETKRLSLQVEKVLHMSLFDQQKTKLKMKELDANDLVASVANTHVLKVEKLEGTLDIDLQAERSTIYVDEMHFTNVLFNILDNALKYRKRDVPPELMIRTRNEGNKIIISIEDNGIGMKKEDAKKVFERFYRVHTGNRHDVKGFGLGLAYVKKIVTDLNGTIRADSDLGKGTKFIISLPVITQK; from the coding sequence ATGAAAAAATCGACTATTTGGTTGCTTGCCGTAGTGATGTTTACCGCTTTCTTTGCTTTGCTGTTTCTGCAGGTGAGATATATGCGGACAAGTATGAATATCCGTACCCAGCAGTTTGACGAACAGGTCAACAGAAGCTTGTATAATGTGATGAGGGACCTTGAACAGGACCAGACACTATACTACCTGGAACAGGATATGATTGAGTCGGAAAACAGATATACACAGCAGTATAGCCAGTCGGGCAATACAGAAGGCATCACAAATGAGCAGTCAGTTACTGCCGGTGAGCAGGCTGATGTTGGTGGACAGGAACTTGAATCGAACAGACCGCAACTATCGTTACGTCCGGAAGAGGATCAGGAGAGGGTATTTATTACACCTCGGCAGAATGCCAGTACAATCTCCAAGACGCAGTATGAAATGCAGCAAATACTATCGAAACGTTATCTGCATGAACGATCGCTTTTGGATGAAGTTATCTTTAAGATAATGAATCGTGCCAGCAATGAGCCTATAGAGAACAGGGTTGACTTCAACCGATTGGAGCAAAACATCAGGTTAGAGCTATCCTATAATGGATTGAATGAGCCGTTCAGTTTTCAGGTAGTGAATTTCAACAACGAAGTGGTTTATTCATCACCGGGCTTTTCGAACAGAGACAGAAGTGCGATATATACTCAGACACTGTTTCCCTACGATTCATCGGCAAAGCTTAATACTTTGAGGGTATATTTCCCTACAAAAAGAAATTATGTTTATAGCGAACTTTCATTCTTCATACCATCTCTGATTTTCACGTTTATCCTATTGATAACGTTTATTTTTACAATGGTATCGTTATTCAGGCAAAAGCGTTTGTCTGAAATGAAAAATGATTTTATTAATAACATGACGCATGAGTTAAAAACTCCTGTATCAACAATTTCACTGGCATCACAGATGCTTAAGGATGAGTCTATTCTGAAATCACCGGAAGTGTTTAAACATGTAACCGGCGTGATTAATGATGAGACCAAGCGTTTGAGCCTCCAGGTAGAAAAGGTATTGCATATGTCACTGTTTGATCAGCAGAAGACCAAACTAAAGATGAAAGAGTTAGATGCAAACGATCTGGTGGCGAGTGTTGCCAATACGCATGTTTTGAAGGTGGAAAAACTTGAAGGTACACTTGATATTGATCTTCAGGCTGAGAGATCTACAATATATGTGGATGAAATGCACTTTACAAACGTGCTTTTTAATATTCTGGATAATGCACTGAAATATCGCAAGAGAGATGTGCCGCCGGAATTGATGATTCGCACACGTAATGAAGGAAATAAAATCATTATCTCGATTGAGGATAATGGAATTGGAATGAAAAAGGAGGATGCTAAAAAAGTATTCGAGAGATTCTATCGTGTACATACAGGCAACAGGCACGATGTGAAGGGATTTGGACTGGGATTGGCCTATGTAAAGAAAATAGTAACAGATCTGAATGGCACTATACGTGCTGATAGTGATCTAGGTAAAGGAACAAAATTTATAATAAGTTTACCCGTAATAACACAAAAATGA
- the rprY gene encoding response regulator transcription factor RprY — protein MEEKLKIFLCEDDENLGMLLREYLQAKGFDTDLFPDGEAGFKGFVKTKYDLCIVDVMMPKKDGVTLVKEIRQINSEIPVIFLTAKNMKEDVLEGFKAGADDYITKPFSMEELVLRIEAIIRRVKGKKSKEQQVYSFGSMMFDTQKQILTIGDIQTKLTTKESELLSLLCAHANDILERNHALKQIWEEDTYFNARSMDVYITKLRKLLKPEPNIEIINIHGKGYKLIVPTEEDDKSEL, from the coding sequence ATGGAAGAAAAATTGAAGATTTTTTTATGCGAAGATGATGAAAATCTTGGCATGCTGTTGAGAGAGTATCTCCAGGCTAAAGGGTTTGATACCGACCTGTTCCCTGATGGGGAAGCCGGTTTCAAAGGGTTTGTAAAAACAAAATACGACCTGTGCATTGTTGACGTGATGATGCCAAAAAAAGATGGTGTAACATTGGTTAAGGAAATTAGACAAATCAACTCTGAGATTCCAGTGATTTTCCTTACTGCTAAAAATATGAAAGAGGATGTACTGGAAGGCTTCAAAGCAGGAGCTGATGACTATATTACCAAACCTTTCAGTATGGAAGAACTTGTTCTTCGTATTGAAGCGATTATCCGTCGTGTTAAAGGCAAGAAGAGCAAAGAACAGCAGGTATACAGCTTTGGTTCGATGATGTTTGATACTCAGAAACAGATTCTGACTATTGGTGACATTCAGACTAAACTTACTACAAAAGAGTCTGAGCTACTTTCACTTCTTTGCGCTCATGCAAATGATATACTCGAAAGAAACCACGCTCTGAAGCAGATATGGGAAGAGGATACATATTTCAATGCCCGCAGTATGGATGTTTATATCACTAAACTGCGCAAGTTGCTGAAACCTGAACCCAATATTGAAATTATCAACATTCATGGTAAAGGATACAAACTTATAGTTCCAACCGAAGAAGATGATAAGTCAGAGTTATAA
- the sov gene encoding T9SS outer membrane translocon Sov/SprA has translation MLILLLVLQEKMVYALTASDRLVTESNNNEVDSLQNPLEKLHTPPYIQTSIRYDFLTQRYILEKRIGSTLLSEPVYMTFDEYKRYNQQQNQTSYFRERNSLTYNPSQSPQRYQLPQRKKKRDPMESVFGPGGLQITTNGYIQVGAGFKRNIINNPTLPQRARRRTYFDFDQDIDINMNAKVGEKINFDINYDSEAGFDMDSKKIRLAYTGNEDDIIKNIEAGNVSMTTTNSLIDGGAALFGIKSDLQFGNLHINTIFSQQQSESQTVTSSGGVNTTPFEFRADEYAVNQHFFLGHYFREAYDKAMSKLPFVQSRVSITRMEVWVTNRRSNYEQVHDIVAFADLGEHDNIHNPLWISQGSVEITHNGANNLYSQLTSVYDGARDIINVASVLPAMMTQGTDYEKLENARMLTSAEYRYQPQLGYISLKMPLQDDEVLAVAFEFSYNGDVYQVGEFANDTESSGAVFVKLLKPVSLSPYSPTWNLMMKNIYSLGYGIYEIQKERFRMDIAYQSDSTGIYLNYLPENGIGDWQLLSLMNLDRLNGRGDPYPDGIFDFLDGYTVDTENGNIIFPVVEPFGSHLRQIIGNDAVADRYVFQELYDSTLTVARQIPERNKFRMSGEYRGSSGSEINLNVMNIARGSVRATAAGVVLTEGVDYSVDYMMGMVTILNRQLIDSGTPISVTIENQPIMQTQRKTLMGINLLYDISKNLSVGGTLMHYYEKPIIAKTAFGDEASKNTLWGANLEYRKQSYMLTNLLDMLPFVEASVPSEITAKLEFAQMMPGHYKNKYTGAYSYLDDFESSAQGIDIHSPYTWTLASTPYNNSPNALFPEAALSNNIDYGKNRAQLAWFYIDGIFTRRNSNLTPSHIKNDPDQLSNHLVREVLEREIFPERDAYYGMPTTIPVLNISYYPDERGPYNLDPEVDSEGRLLNPASRWGGITRRMDIRDFEAANIEYIEFWLMDPFVNDSLGVSRGGDLYFNLGDISEDVLKDGRKFFENGLPLDGDTTEVGYSVWGKYPKRQSTVYAFDNSEGTDARKIQDVGLNGMSSEEEKIYPTYSRYLEELKPRLSGATIARMEEDPHSPLNDPSGDKFRHYRGSEPDRLQLSILDRYKYFNGTEGNSLAAEEDGHYGASRNTPDVEDINGDNTLNEHESYYQYKISLRPEDMVVGSNFISDSREVTVRLRNGKDSRVTWYQFKIPVREYQSVIGNIRGFNNIRFMRMFLTGFEEPVFLRFATLELVRSDWRTYRRDLVTGGDITGAGSIDISTVNIEENGSRTPINYVLPPGVNRIIDPGQPQLRQENEQSMSLKITNLEPGDSRSVYRNSAYDMRRYKRLQMFVHASRLQEDPNLEDEDLTIFIRLGSDYMNNYYEYEIPLKITPEGQYSTHNEEDREKVWPAANMFNFPLDLLTALKNERNKAEHEGLISDIFSRFSKPDPEKPYNAVSIAGNPSLEEVKVMMIGIRNRSDAVKSAEVWVNEMRLSEFDEKGGWAAQANVNLALSDIGNINISGRKETAGFGAIDQSILQRRYDDFTSFSLALNLQLGRFMPKQAKLSAPLYYSFTNQLSAPMYDPFNKDILLSESLKLSDNQNFTDSIKSISLTTWTNKNLSLNNLFFDIKSSKPMPYDPANFRFGYSSNVNRQKSPDTEFATIKDWRLNGEYSYSPLIKPWQPFADSKYFNWINFRFAPNSLRLSSMLYRNYQEIKLRDLTQSPNDGQNRFLTFSSNFFWDRDFAFTWDMTRNLRLSFRSGTLAEIEEPYLQVNRQINRSDYEIWRDSVIHSITELGRPLNYEQSSEITYTLPFANIPFLNWINSSVAYNSRYRWERGAFIEDALIGNFLQNDLSVTLNSVLNFTTLYRKSPLKTININLGYKTRTDLPGYKPVIGDIFGQHSNSGVLQPGIAFAFGLDGGMDFVKRALDNDLLVINEENITPAFFNETDNMRMEAVIEPVKGLLISLNMIYEDNRRTELQYMVDGMPVIRGGSFAMSTVAISNYGTQAFNKFMQNREIIATRVHGQYRNLNLQDIFPEGNPVIKSNSADVLIPAFISAYTGRNPDKTGLTAFPDILTLLPNWNISYRINSLTLNHRYVSQYRVGSYSSFLSWKPVTDNKNSNLGYIRDPASGALIATTPFDIPAVSIIESFNPLIEAQSVLYNDVNMSVRLNKTRALNLNIASNRVVETSDNDFIVSMGYKYANLTTRMDLSHKSTKALIRKLEDGFTQAASGLKSTSIYLTADYALSKTMTLRAFYERIQHRPTVSSNSYPMINSNAGVSVRLNLNQ, from the coding sequence GGAATCGGTATTTGGTCCCGGCGGACTTCAGATTACCACCAACGGATATATTCAGGTGGGTGCAGGGTTTAAACGTAATATAATCAACAACCCTACTCTCCCGCAAAGAGCTCGCAGAAGGACATACTTTGATTTTGATCAGGATATTGATATCAACATGAATGCAAAGGTTGGTGAGAAGATCAACTTTGATATAAATTACGATAGTGAGGCAGGTTTTGATATGGACTCCAAGAAGATAAGGCTTGCCTACACAGGAAATGAGGATGATATAATAAAGAATATTGAAGCGGGTAATGTGAGTATGACTACCACCAACTCGCTGATTGATGGTGGTGCTGCACTTTTTGGGATAAAGAGTGATTTGCAGTTTGGTAACCTCCATATAAATACAATATTCTCGCAGCAGCAGTCGGAATCACAAACTGTTACCTCAAGCGGGGGAGTCAACACAACACCTTTTGAGTTCAGGGCAGATGAGTATGCTGTCAATCAGCATTTCTTTCTTGGTCACTATTTCAGGGAAGCATATGATAAAGCGATGAGCAAGCTCCCCTTTGTGCAGTCGCGCGTCTCAATAACCCGTATGGAAGTATGGGTAACAAACAGGCGCAGCAATTATGAGCAGGTGCATGATATAGTTGCATTTGCCGATCTGGGTGAGCATGATAATATACATAACCCCCTGTGGATTAGCCAGGGCAGTGTAGAAATTACCCATAATGGTGCAAACAACTTGTATAGTCAGCTGACATCAGTCTACGATGGAGCACGTGATATCATCAATGTTGCAAGTGTGTTACCTGCAATGATGACACAGGGTACCGATTACGAGAAGCTAGAGAATGCACGAATGCTTACTTCTGCTGAGTACAGATATCAGCCTCAGCTTGGATATATCTCCCTGAAAATGCCACTTCAGGATGATGAGGTACTTGCTGTCGCTTTTGAGTTCAGCTATAATGGCGATGTTTATCAGGTGGGTGAATTTGCAAATGATACTGAATCATCGGGAGCTGTTTTTGTTAAGCTCCTGAAGCCTGTTTCTCTATCACCATATTCACCAACATGGAATCTGATGATGAAAAATATCTACTCGCTGGGGTATGGAATTTATGAGATTCAGAAAGAGAGATTCAGGATGGATATCGCCTATCAAAGCGATTCGACAGGCATCTATCTTAACTATCTACCGGAGAATGGGATTGGTGACTGGCAATTGCTAAGTCTGATGAATCTCGATCGCCTTAACGGAAGGGGTGATCCCTATCCTGATGGCATATTTGATTTCCTTGATGGATATACTGTTGACACTGAAAACGGAAATATCATCTTCCCTGTTGTTGAGCCATTTGGCTCTCATCTTAGACAGATTATAGGCAATGATGCTGTTGCTGACAGATATGTTTTTCAGGAGCTGTATGACTCAACACTTACAGTTGCGAGACAGATACCGGAAAGAAACAAATTCCGCATGAGCGGTGAGTACAGAGGATCATCAGGCAGCGAAATAAATCTCAATGTAATGAATATTGCCAGAGGTTCGGTAAGAGCTACTGCAGCAGGAGTGGTTCTGACTGAGGGTGTGGATTATAGTGTTGATTACATGATGGGGATGGTTACAATACTCAACAGACAGCTGATTGACTCAGGTACTCCCATCAGTGTGACAATTGAGAATCAGCCCATAATGCAGACTCAGAGAAAAACCCTCATGGGCATTAATTTGCTGTATGACATCAGTAAGAATCTTTCTGTAGGTGGAACATTGATGCACTATTATGAAAAACCGATTATTGCAAAGACCGCTTTTGGTGATGAGGCTTCAAAAAACACATTATGGGGGGCTAATTTGGAATATCGCAAGCAGTCATATATGCTTACCAATCTCCTGGATATGCTCCCTTTTGTGGAGGCTTCTGTGCCATCTGAGATTACTGCCAAACTTGAGTTCGCACAGATGATGCCTGGGCATTACAAAAATAAATACACAGGTGCTTATTCATATCTGGATGATTTTGAATCATCTGCACAGGGAATAGATATACACTCGCCATACACATGGACATTAGCCTCAACGCCATACAACAACAGTCCCAACGCCCTGTTTCCCGAAGCGGCACTTTCTAATAACATCGATTATGGAAAGAACCGTGCTCAGTTAGCTTGGTTTTACATTGATGGAATATTTACACGCCGCAACTCGAATCTCACACCTTCTCATATAAAGAATGACCCTGATCAGCTCTCCAACCATCTGGTACGCGAGGTACTGGAAAGGGAAATCTTTCCTGAAAGAGATGCATATTATGGTATGCCTACAACAATACCAGTGCTAAACATCTCATACTATCCGGATGAAAGAGGTCCGTATAATCTCGACCCGGAGGTGGACAGTGAGGGCAGATTGCTCAACCCTGCCAGTCGATGGGGTGGTATAACACGACGTATGGATATACGTGATTTTGAGGCTGCTAATATTGAGTATATCGAGTTCTGGCTGATGGATCCGTTTGTAAACGACTCACTGGGTGTTTCACGAGGAGGTGATCTCTACTTTAACCTGGGGGATATTTCGGAAGATGTATTAAAAGATGGCAGGAAATTCTTCGAAAACGGTTTGCCACTTGATGGAGATACAACTGAAGTTGGCTATTCAGTTTGGGGAAAATATCCTAAGAGACAGTCAACAGTTTACGCTTTTGACAACTCTGAAGGAACTGACGCCAGGAAGATACAGGATGTTGGACTAAACGGGATGAGCAGTGAGGAGGAGAAAATATACCCTACTTATAGTCGCTACCTCGAGGAGTTGAAACCGCGACTCTCCGGTGCAACCATTGCAAGAATGGAAGAGGATCCCCATTCACCTTTAAATGACCCTTCGGGAGACAAATTCCGTCATTACAGGGGAAGCGAACCGGACCGCCTTCAACTATCTATCCTTGATCGATATAAATATTTCAACGGTACAGAGGGCAATTCACTTGCAGCAGAGGAGGATGGCCATTATGGGGCTTCACGCAATACACCTGACGTGGAAGATATTAACGGTGATAATACGCTCAACGAGCATGAGTCATACTATCAGTATAAAATATCGCTGCGACCGGAAGATATGGTTGTAGGAAGCAATTTCATATCTGACAGCAGGGAAGTAACTGTAAGACTGCGCAATGGCAAGGATAGCAGAGTAACATGGTATCAGTTCAAGATACCGGTGAGAGAGTATCAGTCGGTCATCGGCAACATTCGCGGCTTCAATAATATCCGCTTCATGAGAATGTTCCTTACAGGTTTTGAAGAGCCTGTTTTCCTTAGATTTGCTACACTTGAACTGGTTAGAAGCGATTGGCGTACTTATCGCCGTGACCTGGTTACAGGAGGTGATATCACCGGTGCAGGAAGCATTGACATATCAACAGTTAACATTGAGGAGAATGGTAGCCGCACACCTATAAATTATGTTCTTCCTCCTGGGGTAAACAGAATTATCGATCCCGGGCAACCACAACTAAGGCAAGAGAATGAGCAGTCGATGTCACTAAAAATAACCAATCTGGAACCGGGTGACTCAAGATCGGTTTACCGTAACAGTGCATATGATATGAGGCGATATAAACGTTTGCAGATGTTTGTTCATGCGAGCAGGCTTCAGGAAGACCCCAATCTGGAAGATGAAGATCTTACCATCTTTATCCGTCTGGGTTCGGATTATATGAATAACTATTATGAGTATGAGATTCCGCTGAAAATAACTCCGGAAGGGCAGTACAGCACACATAACGAGGAAGATAGGGAAAAAGTATGGCCTGCTGCCAATATGTTTAATTTTCCGCTGGACTTGCTAACTGCTTTGAAAAATGAGCGCAATAAAGCAGAACATGAGGGATTGATAAGTGACATATTCAGCCGCTTTTCAAAACCTGATCCTGAAAAACCATACAATGCTGTATCGATTGCCGGCAATCCATCACTGGAAGAAGTGAAGGTCATGATGATCGGAATACGTAACAGATCTGATGCAGTGAAGTCTGCCGAAGTATGGGTTAATGAGATGCGACTTAGTGAGTTTGACGAGAAAGGTGGTTGGGCTGCCCAGGCAAATGTTAATCTGGCACTTTCAGATATTGGAAATATCAACATCTCAGGCAGAAAGGAGACTGCAGGATTCGGGGCAATTGATCAGAGCATCCTGCAACGGAGGTATGATGATTTCACATCATTTAGTCTGGCTCTAAACCTGCAACTGGGACGCTTCATGCCAAAACAGGCAAAACTCTCAGCTCCACTATACTACTCTTTCACCAATCAGCTATCAGCACCAATGTATGATCCTTTCAATAAAGATATTTTATTGTCGGAGTCGCTTAAACTATCGGACAATCAAAACTTCACCGACTCCATCAAGAGCATCTCATTAACTACATGGACCAACAAGAATCTGAGCTTGAACAATCTCTTTTTTGATATTAAAAGTAGCAAGCCAATGCCATATGACCCTGCTAATTTCAGGTTTGGATATTCAAGTAATGTAAACAGACAAAAAAGTCCAGATACCGAATTTGCTACAATAAAAGATTGGCGTCTTAATGGTGAATACAGTTACTCTCCACTTATAAAACCATGGCAGCCATTTGCAGACTCTAAATATTTCAACTGGATAAACTTCAGGTTTGCACCCAATTCTCTCAGGTTATCTTCTATGTTATATCGCAATTATCAGGAGATAAAGTTAAGAGATCTGACGCAGTCGCCCAATGATGGACAAAACAGGTTCCTCACATTCAGCAGTAATTTCTTCTGGGACAGGGATTTTGCCTTTACATGGGATATGACCAGAAACCTTCGCCTGTCGTTTCGTTCTGGAACACTTGCAGAGATCGAGGAGCCATACCTTCAGGTGAACAGACAGATAAACAGAAGTGATTATGAGATATGGAGGGATTCGGTAATTCATAGTATAACAGAGCTGGGCAGACCACTTAATTATGAGCAGTCGTCCGAAATAACCTACACCCTACCCTTTGCAAATATTCCATTTCTCAACTGGATTAATTCGAGCGTTGCCTATAACTCCCGCTACAGGTGGGAAAGGGGTGCATTTATAGAGGATGCTCTGATAGGGAATTTCTTGCAGAATGATCTCTCGGTGACTTTGAACAGTGTGTTAAATTTCACCACGCTATACCGGAAATCGCCTCTGAAGACTATAAACATTAACCTTGGATATAAAACGAGAACAGATCTGCCCGGATATAAACCTGTTATAGGTGATATATTTGGTCAGCACAGCAATTCAGGGGTACTACAGCCGGGAATTGCCTTTGCTTTTGGTTTGGATGGTGGAATGGACTTCGTGAAACGTGCACTTGACAATGATCTTCTGGTTATTAATGAGGAAAACATCACACCGGCATTCTTTAATGAGACCGATAATATGAGAATGGAGGCTGTTATTGAGCCGGTGAAAGGACTACTGATCAGTTTGAACATGATATATGAGGATAACCGGAGAACAGAATTGCAATATATGGTGGATGGTATGCCTGTTATCCGTGGCGGAAGTTTTGCTATGTCAACAGTTGCTATATCCAATTATGGTACCCAAGCCTTCAATAAGTTCATGCAAAACAGGGAGATTATTGCAACCAGAGTTCATGGGCAATATCGCAATTTAAACCTTCAGGATATTTTTCCTGAAGGTAACCCAGTGATAAAATCCAACTCTGCTGATGTTCTGATACCCGCATTTATTTCGGCATACACAGGCAGAAACCCGGATAAAACGGGATTGACTGCTTTTCCCGATATACTAACTCTGTTGCCCAACTGGAATATCAGTTACAGGATTAATTCGCTCACTCTCAACCATCGTTATGTATCTCAATACAGAGTTGGGTCATACTCATCTTTCTTAAGCTGGAAACCGGTTACTGATAACAAAAACAGCAATCTGGGCTATATCCGGGATCCTGCGTCAGGTGCGCTTATTGCTACAACACCTTTCGATATTCCTGCAGTCAGCATAATCGAGAGCTTCAACCCATTGATAGAGGCACAAAGTGTACTTTACAACGATGTTAATATGTCAGTCCGACTGAATAAAACCCGTGCACTAAATCTAAATATTGCTTCAAACAGGGTTGTGGAAACAAGTGATAATGATTTCATAGTTAGTATGGGTTACAAGTATGCAAATCTTACTACAAGGATGGATTTGTCTCATAAATCGACTAAGGCACTTATCAGAAAGCTTGAGGATGGATTTACTCAGGCAGCGAGTGGACTAAAATCTACATCAATTTATTTAACTGCGGATTATGCTTTAAGCAAAACAATGACTCTGAGGGCATTTTATGAGAGGATACAGCATAGACCGACTGTATCTTCCAACTCATATCCGATGATTAACAGCAATGCCGGTGTTAGTGTCAGGCTGAACCTTAATCAATAA